AAAAAGATGGAGTTCTGGGCGGCCCCCACTTTGCTGGTTATGGCGCTGGCTTTGCTGGCCTGGGCATTGAGCTCGGCAGGCGGATGGGGGCCGATGCTTTCGGCGCCTTCCAAATTCACGTCGGCAGGCGATTTCCTGAAAGTCTTCTTCCCGGCATTAACCGGCGCTATCGCTTTCTGGTCGACCCTGGCTCTGAATATTCCTGACTTCTGCCGCTACGCCAAGAGCCAGCGGGCGCAAATCATCGGGCAGACCACATCGCTTCCCACCACCATGGGATTCTTCTCCTTCATCGGTGTGGCTGTGGCCTCCGCTACGGTGGTTTTGTATGGGGAAGCCATCTGGGACCCGGCCGCTATCTTGGCCAAATTTTCACCCTTCGTGATTTTCCTGGGAACCCTTGGCATCATCCTGGCCACTGTCACAACGAATGTGGCAGCCAATGTGGTCGCTCCCGCCCGGGCCATCGAAAACCTCTGGCCGCGCAAACTGACCTTTGGCATGGGAGCCATTATCACCGGTCTTGCGGCACTTTTGATGCAGCCCTGGTACCTGCTTGAAAACTTCGGAAATTACATTTTCCTCTGGTTGGGGAGCTATGGGGCCTTGCTGGGTCCGATTGACGGGATTGCCATTGCCGACTACTGGATGGTACGAAAACAGAGAATCGATCTGGTTGAATTGTATAGGCCAAACGGCCGCTACAGTTACAGCGGCGGAATTAACAAAGCGGCCGTATGGGCCCTGCTGATCGGGATTGCCATCCCCATTGGCTGCAAAGCGGCAGGTCTGACATTCGTCTGGGACAACGCCTGGACCATTGGCCTTCTGATTTCGCTGTTCGCTTACACCTGGCTGATGCGAAGTGACGCCAGCCTGATTGACGCTTCCCACTATAACCGAATCACCTCAACCGAAGCGCAGGCCTCCATGGCGTCTTAAAGGCATCAAACAAGGCGAGTCCGATTGAGGGGCTCGCCTATTTTGACGGCTCTTGCAGCATTTCATAGGCCCGGAGCGCCAGTTCGAGGCTTACCCGGTGTTCTGCCGATGTGAAGGTGTCGCCCAGCAGTTCGCTGATTTTGTCCAGACGGTGGTAGAGGGTTTGCCTGCGGATGTACAGGCGGTCTGCCGTATCTTGCTTCGAACAGCCCTGATCCAGGAACACCCGCAGGGTCAGAACCAGTTGGCTGCCATGGTCTGCATCATACTGCAGGAGCGGCCCCAGATAATCGTCGATAAACGAGTTCAGGGCATACCCGTCTTTGATTTGCAGCAGCAGCCGGTAGATTCCCAGATCTTCGAAAAAGGGACTGCCTGCAGACGGGAAAGCCAAGACCTGTTCCGCCTCCTGAAAATGCAGCCGTGCGTCCGCATATCTCGAAGATGCCCGGCTGATGCCAAACCGGATCTTGATGTTGGAATCGAGTGCCTGTTTGCAGGTTTGCTCAATCTCACGCAGGGATTTCTCGCATTGCAAGCGCCTGTCCGACATTTGATCGGTGTCAAGCAACAAACCGTAAAGACGGTTTCCCTTGCCCCGGAGGAGCGGGCGGAATTTGTGCCGGGACAGGATGGACCGAAACACCACAAGCAGATCGTGGAATGGCGAGTCTGTTTCTGCATCAGGTCGAATCGGGCCGGAGATTGCTTCCATAATGAAACACACAAATTGCGGCGGCCGCGTCGAGCCGGGCTTGATGCCGAGTGAGACGCGGATGTCTTCCTCCCGGTGCACACGCCCTTGCAGGATGTCGTCCAACAACTGGGTCTGATTGTCCAGTGCCCGTTCCTGCGCAAACATTCTGCGCAGCAGGAGCTGTGCGACCGCAGTGGAGGTGTAGTCGAGCGTCAAATGGAGAAATTCATCCGGTTCCCTCTCGAACAGGATAATCCCGAGGTATGCCAGCACATGTCCCATGGCTGCTATCGGTTGGTACAGGATTTGTTTTCGCTCCGATATGGGCAGCAGGGAAGCGTTTGGCGGCGCCGGGTCTTGCAGCAGCGTTTTCTGCAAGATATGGGTCAGCTCAGTCTCAATTGTCTGGTTCATCGAGGGAGCAAACACCGGGGAGCCATCAATGGGAAAGAAAAAAGTCTGGGTTTGAGTGACGCTCTGGAAGTGGGCAAGAATCCGCGGCAGACCGTTCGACTGCAGGGTGAGCCGCTGCAGATCCCGTGAGTAGTTTTCCAGTTCGCGCAGCGCTTTGATATGCCGGTTTACGATGTTTTCATGGAGATCCAGGGTGATGTCAACGAAGCGTACGGGGCGGCGAAATACAAGTAACGGGAACTCGTAATGGTCCGCAATTTCACGCATGTCGGGCGGAATCTCCGGAATATACGACCCCAATTCGATACACAACCCCACAGCTTTCCGCCGGATCAGCTCATTCAGGTATTCGATCCGTTTCTCCCGGCTTTCCCCGACGCCCACACCGGTGGAAAGGATCAATTCCCCTCCGTTCAGAAAAGAACCGCTTTCTGCCGCTTCCAGAATGTGGACCCAGCGGATGGGTCTTGACAGACCCCGGCTTCCCGCTATCACCTCTGCATCCTGAAACAGCGGACGCTTCAGGACATCGGCAACTGTCAGTTTCAATTCCTTATTCACGCACATCCACCTTCCCGTTTGACAATGTGTAACAAGGTTCGGTGCAAAAAGGTGACAGGTCGTCTCGTGAGCAGTGTTTCAATCTTCTGTAAAATGAACTTACCAAACAAATTGATTGCGGAAAAGGGGGTACTCCCATGATCCCGACACTGATCGGTGACCGAATGAAAAACTATATAGGCGGAACCTGGATGGAAGCGAAGACAGAACGTTACGAAGACATTCCCAACCCGGCAACCGGCGAACTGCTTGCGAAGGTGCCGCTTTCTTCGAAGGAAGATGTGGACGCGGCGGTGCAAGCGGCCAAAGCCGCATTCCCGGCATGGAGCCAGACTCCGGTTGTGGATCGGGCCCGGATCATGTTCCGGTTTCAGCAGCTTCTGTTTCAACACCAGGATGAATTGGCCCGGATGATCACATTGGAAAACGGGAAAAATCTGGCCGAAGCTCAGGCGGAACTGCTGCGTGCCATAGAGATGGCAGAGTTTGCTGCCGGAATGCCCACTCTCTTGATGGGAGAATCCTTGCCGAACATTGCCAGAGACATAGATTCGGAAGTTCGCCGTTTCCCATTGGGAGTGGTGGCGGGAATCACGCCCTTCAACTTTCCGCTGATGGTCCCCATGTGGATGTACCCCATCGCCATCACTGCGGGCAATACCTTTGTTCTGAAGCCTTCCGAACGGACTCCTCTATCCTCGATTCGGGCGGCCGAACTGCTGAAAGAAGCGGGGCTGCCGGATGGAGTCTTCAATGTGGTAAACGGTGCCCACGATGTGGTGAACGGCCTGTTGGAGCACCCGGATGTGAAAGCGGTTTCCTTCGTCGGTTCCCAGCCGGTGGCCGAGTATATCTACAGGACTGCCGCTGCCAATGGCAAGCGGGTGCAGGCGTTGGCAGGCGCCAAGAACCATCACCTGGTGATGCCGGATACCGACTTGCGACGGGCTGCCAAAACCATTGTCAGTTCCGCTTTCGGCTGTGCCGGGGAAAGGTGCATGGCGGCAAGCGTTGTGGTGGCGGTAGACTCGATTGCAGATGAGTTGATCCAGTACCTGATAGAAGAATCGGATGCACTGAAGATGGGCAACGGCTTGGAAGCCGGGGTGGATCTGGGACCTGTCATCCGGCCTGCCCACCTTGAAAAGGTTCATGACTACATTGAACGGGGCGTTGATGCCGGAGCCAGCCTGGTGAGAGACGGACGCAAGGATGCACTGCAGCATCGGCAAGGATACTTCCTTGGACCCACCATCTTTGATCAGGCGACCCCGGAAATGGTCATCGTGCGCGATGAAATCTTCGCTCCTGTCCTGAGCGTGGTGCGGGTAGCCGGTTTTGAAGAGGGCCTGGAAGCCATCAGCAAGTCCAGGTATGGTAACGGCGCCTGTATTTATACCGGAAGCGGCCGATTGGGCCGGGAATTCGTCCAGCGAGTGGAAGCGGGTATGGTCGGAGTCAATGTCGGCGTGCCGGCACCCATGGGATTCTTTGCTTTCTCCGGATGGAAGCAGTCCTTCTATGGGGATCTGCACGCCAACGGCAAGGACGGTGTGGAGTTCTTTACCAAGAAGAAGACGGTGACCTCCCGCTGGTTTGACGATGGGGAAATGAACATCGGCTCCCAAAAAACATTCGTGAAGTAAGGGAGGAATGGTCATGGCGATGAAAGAGGCGTCCACAACGGCGCATACGGAAAATAAAGAATCGCTGTTGGAGAAAGATCGAACCTATATGTGGCACCACATGTCCCCTTATAACCCCAATCCCATGATTGCCGCGGAGTCAAAGGGGGCGTGGGTTACCGATGTTGAAGGCAACGTGTATCTGGACGGGATGTCGGGGCTGTGGTGCGTCAATATCGGGTATGGGCGGCAAGAGTTGGCGGAAGCCGCTTATGAACAGTTAAAAACCCTTGCTTACTTCCCGTTGACCCAAAGCCATGTGCCGGGCATTAAACTGGCGGAAAAGATCAGCGAATGGCTGGGAGATGAATACCGGGTATTCTTCTCCAACAGCGGATCGGAAGCCAATGAAGTGGCCTTCAAGATCGCCCGTCAGTATCACCAGCAGAAAGGGCAGCCAAGCCGCTACAAAATCGTTTCCCGGTATCGTGCGTACCACGGGAACAGCATGGGCGCACTGGCAGCGACAGGCCAGGGAGTGCGCAAACACAAATACGAACCTCTGGCTCCCGGATTCCTGCATGTTCCCCCGCCCTACTGTTATCGCTGTCCTTTTGGCAAGACTTATGGCAGCTGCAACCTGGAGTGCGCCGAGGTATACGATCAGGTGATCAATTGGGAATGTGCCGAGACGGTGGCGGCCGTCATCATGGAGCCGACCATCACCGGTGGCGGCGTAATCGTACCCCCGCCCGAATACTTGCCCAAAGTCCGTGAAATCTGCGATAAACATGGGGTCTTGCTGATCATTGACGAAGTGATCTGCGGGGTAGGGAGATCGGGACAGAAATTCGGCCATCAGAATTTTGGAGTCAAACCGGATATTGTAACGATGGCCAAAGGAATTACCAGTGGCTATCTTCCGCTGTCGGCCACAGCTGTCCGTGCCGGGATCGCCGATTGCTTCAATGAAGCCGGAATCAACCAACACTTTCGTCATATCAATACATTCGGAGGAAATCCCGCAGCGTGTGCCCTGGCCCTCAAGAACATGGAACTGATAGAGGAAGAAGGGCTGATTCAAAGGGCGGAAGAATTGGGCCATGCACTCAGGGCAAAGCTTTCCGTCATTGAAGACCATCCCAACGTGGGCGACATTCGAAGTTTTGGACTCATCTGCGGCATTGAAATGGTAGAAAACCGGGAGACCAAGGAACCGGCGGCACCGGACAAAGTCGCTCAGGTGATCGGAGAATGCAAGAAGCGGAGGATGATCATCGGGAAAAATGGTGATACTGTGCCCGGCTTTCACAATATCCTGACATTGGCACCGCCCTTCTCGACGACGGATGAAGACCTTGATTTTCTTGTTCGTGTTGTCAAAGAATCGTTTGACACTCTTTGAGGCTTCCCATTTAAAGTAATTCGGGGAAAGGAAGAGAAGCGGAATGATCATTGGCGTTCCGAAAGAGATCAAGAACAATGAGAACCGGGTGGCCATGACACCGGCAGGAGTACAGACGCTTGCCGGTGCCGGACATACCGTGCTGGTAGAAACCAATGCCGGAGCCGGAAGCGGATTCCCGGACGACAGGTACCGGGCGGCCGGTGCGAGGATTGTGTCCGATGCGCAGAAATTATGGGAATCGGCCGAAATGATTGTCAAGGTGAAAGAACCAATCGCCGAAGAGTACAAGTATTTCCGGCCCGGCCTTATCCTGTTCGCCTATTTGCACCTGGCGGCCGCAGGCCTTTTGATCCATGAACTGATGGAGAAGGAGGTCACCGCCATCGCCTATGAAACGATCCAACTGGAAGACGGATCCCTCCCTCTCTTGGCACCCATGAGTGAAGTGGCAGGCAGGATGTCGATCCAGATCGGGGCCCATTTTCTGGAGAAGGCGCAGGGCGGCAGGGGACTGCTGCTTGGCGGGGTTCCCGGTGTGGAACCGGGGAACGTGGTCATCATCGGCGGAGGAATCGTAGGTGCCAACGCGGCTCAAATCGCGTTGGGGATGCGGGCCAAAGTGACAATTCTGGAAAACAATCCGAAACGGCTGCGGGAGTTGGACGAACAATTCCAGGGCCGGGTGCAGGTGATCATGTCCAACGCTTACAATATTGCGAAGGCAGTATCGGAAGCGGACTTGCTGATTGGGGCTGTGCTGCTGCCGGGGGCCAAGGCTCCCCGCCTTGTGACGGAAGAGATGGTCAGCCGCATGAAGCCGGGTTCCGTGATCGTGGATGTAGCGGTGGATCAAGGAGGATGCATCGAAACGGTTGACCGGGTGACTACCCACGACAACCCGACCTATCTCAAACACGGGGTTGTTCACTACTGTGTGGCCAATATACCCGGAGCCGTTCCTCACACCTCCACCCTGGCTTTGACCAACGTGACACTTCCTTATGTAGTAAAACTGGCAAACAAGGGCGTGCAGCAAGCCATTGCCGAATATCCCGACCTGCGCAAGGGCGTCAATGTGATGGGAGGCAAGGTCACCCACGAAGCGGTGGCTGCCACCTTTCAGCTGGAACCTTGTACGGTTGCTTGATTGTACTGATATCCAAGCTTCTCCGCGATATTTGACGGAGGGCAGAAAGGATTTGAAATTACAGGAGAAGATCCAGAATTTTGTTGACTAGGACTAACGGCATCCAGTGCCGTTAATCAACTTCAGGTCAGAAGATAACGGCATCCGGTGCCGTTAAACAACTTCAGGTCAGGAGATAGCGGCATCCAGTGCCGTTAAACAACTTCAGGTCAGGAGATAGCGGCATCCGGTGCCGTTAAACAACTTCAGGTCAGGAGATAACGGCATCCAGTGCCGTTATCTCCTGTTTTGTATCTAAATTTGGACATTTGGCTGACACATTTATTGATTATAGTAGTTTTCGAGTAAGAAATACACGTTATAGGAGGTATTGAACATGGGATTCTATGATGATTCTGCTAAAAATCATAAACGTCTTTCTGCAAAGACCTGGATAACTTTAGTGGTGTCTGCAAGTTTACTGGGATCAGGTACGACAACTGCGTTAATGCTGCCTTTTCTTACAGGAACAAAGCAGATCAAACTTTCACAAACCAACACTGCTTTAGCCGAGGAAAATCCTGCTGCTGTTCAATCAGTTGCATTGAACGTTAATTCCGAGATTATTCAAGCTGTCAACAAAGCAAAGCCCGCAGTTGTCACGGTTGTCAATCTACAAAACGATGGGGGACGGTTCTATGGGAATCAGGCACATGAAGCGGGCAAAGGGTCTGGCGTTGTAATTGACAGGAAAGGACACATTGTAACGAATAACCATGTGGTGGAAGGCGCATCCCAGGTCCGGGTTCTTGTCAATGGACAAACAGTCAACGCCAAAATATTGGGAACCGACGCTCTGACCGATCTGGCTGTACTTGAAATCCCAACTGATAAAGTCGATGGCATTGAACCTATAGAAATCGGAATATCCGAATCACTGCAAATTGGTGAGCCTGCCATTGCGATCGGCAATCCATTGGGAGAATTTGAACAAACGGTAACTGTTGGAGTCATATCTGCAAAGAATCGTAAATTGCCCACCCAAGATCGAGCGGGGAATATCGTTTATGAACAGACGGTGCTTC
The window above is part of the Effusibacillus lacus genome. Proteins encoded here:
- the ald gene encoding alanine dehydrogenase encodes the protein MIIGVPKEIKNNENRVAMTPAGVQTLAGAGHTVLVETNAGAGSGFPDDRYRAAGARIVSDAQKLWESAEMIVKVKEPIAEEYKYFRPGLILFAYLHLAAAGLLIHELMEKEVTAIAYETIQLEDGSLPLLAPMSEVAGRMSIQIGAHFLEKAQGGRGLLLGGVPGVEPGNVVIIGGGIVGANAAQIALGMRAKVTILENNPKRLRELDEQFQGRVQVIMSNAYNIAKAVSEADLLIGAVLLPGAKAPRLVTEEMVSRMKPGSVIVDVAVDQGGCIETVDRVTTHDNPTYLKHGVVHYCVANIPGAVPHTSTLALTNVTLPYVVKLANKGVQQAIAEYPDLRKGVNVMGGKVTHEAVAATFQLEPCTVA
- a CDS encoding NCS1 family nucleobase:cation symporter-1; translated protein: MKTQLEENGIVTLTQEGVNQIKDSPLYNEGLRPTTKEEHNWTGYNFASLWIGMAICLPTYSLAAGLISLGMNWWQAIGTIVLGNLIVLIPILLNAHAGTKYGIPYPVYARLWFGSKGAHIPSMARAIVAAGWFGINCWFGGAAVDTLLVAMTGWENVPGHLAIAFIGFWALNVWISYRGPEAIKKMEFWAAPTLLVMALALLAWALSSAGGWGPMLSAPSKFTSAGDFLKVFFPALTGAIAFWSTLALNIPDFCRYAKSQRAQIIGQTTSLPTTMGFFSFIGVAVASATVVLYGEAIWDPAAILAKFSPFVIFLGTLGIILATVTTNVAANVVAPARAIENLWPRKLTFGMGAIITGLAALLMQPWYLLENFGNYIFLWLGSYGALLGPIDGIAIADYWMVRKQRIDLVELYRPNGRYSYSGGINKAAVWALLIGIAIPIGCKAAGLTFVWDNAWTIGLLISLFAYTWLMRSDASLIDASHYNRITSTEAQASMAS
- a CDS encoding CoA-acylating methylmalonate-semialdehyde dehydrogenase — protein: MIPTLIGDRMKNYIGGTWMEAKTERYEDIPNPATGELLAKVPLSSKEDVDAAVQAAKAAFPAWSQTPVVDRARIMFRFQQLLFQHQDELARMITLENGKNLAEAQAELLRAIEMAEFAAGMPTLLMGESLPNIARDIDSEVRRFPLGVVAGITPFNFPLMVPMWMYPIAITAGNTFVLKPSERTPLSSIRAAELLKEAGLPDGVFNVVNGAHDVVNGLLEHPDVKAVSFVGSQPVAEYIYRTAAANGKRVQALAGAKNHHLVMPDTDLRRAAKTIVSSAFGCAGERCMAASVVVAVDSIADELIQYLIEESDALKMGNGLEAGVDLGPVIRPAHLEKVHDYIERGVDAGASLVRDGRKDALQHRQGYFLGPTIFDQATPEMVIVRDEIFAPVLSVVRVAGFEEGLEAISKSRYGNGACIYTGSGRLGREFVQRVEAGMVGVNVGVPAPMGFFAFSGWKQSFYGDLHANGKDGVEFFTKKKTVTSRWFDDGEMNIGSQKTFVK
- a CDS encoding PucR family transcriptional regulator, whose translation is MNKELKLTVADVLKRPLFQDAEVIAGSRGLSRPIRWVHILEAAESGSFLNGGELILSTGVGVGESREKRIEYLNELIRRKAVGLCIELGSYIPEIPPDMREIADHYEFPLLVFRRPVRFVDITLDLHENIVNRHIKALRELENYSRDLQRLTLQSNGLPRILAHFQSVTQTQTFFFPIDGSPVFAPSMNQTIETELTHILQKTLLQDPAPPNASLLPISERKQILYQPIAAMGHVLAYLGIILFEREPDEFLHLTLDYTSTAVAQLLLRRMFAQERALDNQTQLLDDILQGRVHREEDIRVSLGIKPGSTRPPQFVCFIMEAISGPIRPDAETDSPFHDLLVVFRSILSRHKFRPLLRGKGNRLYGLLLDTDQMSDRRLQCEKSLREIEQTCKQALDSNIKIRFGISRASSRYADARLHFQEAEQVLAFPSAGSPFFEDLGIYRLLLQIKDGYALNSFIDDYLGPLLQYDADHGSQLVLTLRVFLDQGCSKQDTADRLYIRRQTLYHRLDKISELLGDTFTSAEHRVSLELALRAYEMLQEPSK
- a CDS encoding S1C family serine protease, producing MGFYDDSAKNHKRLSAKTWITLVVSASLLGSGTTTALMLPFLTGTKQIKLSQTNTALAEENPAAVQSVALNVNSEIIQAVNKAKPAVVTVVNLQNDGGRFYGNQAHEAGKGSGVVIDRKGHIVTNNHVVEGASQVRVLVNGQTVNAKILGTDALTDLAVLEIPTDKVDGIEPIEIGISESLQIGEPAIAIGNPLGEFEQTVTVGVISAKNRKLPTQDRAGNIVYEQTVLQTDAAINPGNSGGALVNVKGQLIGINSAKIASSGVEGLGFAIPIDEAKPIIEQLITNGKVIRPALGVSVSWEVKNIPANYRKELPVDYGVIVEAASGPAQKAGIESGDVIVQIDNVKINTFLDMRKYLFSKQPGDTVKVTFYRDSEERTVSVPLQELK
- a CDS encoding aspartate aminotransferase family protein, with product MKEASTTAHTENKESLLEKDRTYMWHHMSPYNPNPMIAAESKGAWVTDVEGNVYLDGMSGLWCVNIGYGRQELAEAAYEQLKTLAYFPLTQSHVPGIKLAEKISEWLGDEYRVFFSNSGSEANEVAFKIARQYHQQKGQPSRYKIVSRYRAYHGNSMGALAATGQGVRKHKYEPLAPGFLHVPPPYCYRCPFGKTYGSCNLECAEVYDQVINWECAETVAAVIMEPTITGGGVIVPPPEYLPKVREICDKHGVLLIIDEVICGVGRSGQKFGHQNFGVKPDIVTMAKGITSGYLPLSATAVRAGIADCFNEAGINQHFRHINTFGGNPAACALALKNMELIEEEGLIQRAEELGHALRAKLSVIEDHPNVGDIRSFGLICGIEMVENRETKEPAAPDKVAQVIGECKKRRMIIGKNGDTVPGFHNILTLAPPFSTTDEDLDFLVRVVKESFDTL